Below is a window of Rodentibacter sp. JRC1 DNA.
TCCGTATCTCTGTACTGTTCGACTTCATTAGATAAATAAGTTACTGATTTTTGATAGTTTTGAAAACGTTGTTTCCAACGAGCTTCTTGTAACACAGACACTCCTTTGAAATAGAGAAGTATTTTATCAATCTGAATTTATTTTACTTCGTAGAATTGCGAATCATCATTTTTCTTTGTAAATTTTTGTTCATATTCAGATTTGGCTTGCTCATCACCTGCATCAAGTTTTGATTGAAGCGTATCGCAAGGTTTATCACAATCGCAGGCTTTGGCAATACCAAGTGTTGATAAACCACCGCAGCTGCCTTTCAAGCTTTGTTTTTTGATAATAAATCCGATGGACATCAATAAAATGATAGTAATGAATGCAATTAGCGTAAAAAATAAAGTTTGCATAATTATTATTCCTTTGTTTCCGTTAATTTTTTAAATGCCGATGACATTTTGGTTTCGAAGCCATGGGCTGTTTTGATAATTAAATAAATGGCAAGGTCATTTTTTTCGGCAACTTCCATTGCTTTATCTTCACCAAGCACAAATAATCCGGTTGATAGACCGTCTGCCGTCATCGAAGTAGGTGCTAACACGGTGATTGATGCTAAATGATGTTGAATCGGATAGCCTGTTTTCGGATCAATTTCATGGGCAAAACGTTTTCCGTTTTCTTCAAAATAAATACGGTAATCGCCTGAAGTCGCCATTGCCATATTATTTAAACCAATCACATTTTCGACCGCTCTTTCACCTGTCAAATTCGGTTTTTCAATGGCAATCCGCCATACTTTGCCTTCTGCATTTTTGCCTTTAGTACGAATTTCACCGCCGATTTCTACCATATAATGTTGCACATTTAATTGTTCAAGTTTATCTGCAACTTGATCAACACCAAAACCTTTCGCAATAGAAGAAAGATCAATATAGACTTGGGGGACGGATTTACTTAATGTTGGCTTTTTACCGCTGAGATCAAGTGTGATTTTATCAATACCAACCCAAGCCTGACGTTCTGCCAGTTGCTCCGGTGTAGGTTGCTGTTCAGGGCGTTTTTCCGGCCCGAATCCCCATAAATTCACAACCGGCCCGATCGTGACATCAAGTGAGCCTTCGGTAACTTTATTTAAATGGATCGCTTCAGAAAGCACTGTGGCAAAGTCTTGAGAAATTTCGATAGGCGTATTTACTTGAGTATTTTGATTGAAACGGCTTAATTCGGAATCTTTGATGTAAGTGGACATTTTCGCGTTCACATCTTTCAGGATAGTTTCAATCTGTTTATGCGTATTCTGTGCATTTTCATTAACGGAGACGTCATCAATATATTTTATATGATAAGTTGTTCCCATCGTTTTACCGCTGAGTGAAACCATTTCAGGATCTTTTTTACAAGCCGAAAGAGTGAACATTAAGGTAATAGTAACAAATCCGATTAATACTTTTTTCATTTATTTTTCCTAATAGACAAATTACAGGCAAACTGACTTCTCAATCAGCTTGCCTGTAATTATTATGATAATGAAACGTACTTGCTCATTCTATAAAATACTTTAAATTTTGACCGCACTTCATAAAAAGTGCGGTCAATTTTTATGACGTTTTGATTAACTAAAATCAACCGCCGAAATCATCTAATAAGATGTTTTCATCTTCAACGCCTAAGTCTTTCAACATTTTAATTACTGCGGCGTTCATTACCGGAGGCCCACACATATAGTATTCACAATCTTCCGGCGCTTCGTGATTTTTCAGATAGTTCTCATAAAGCACATTGTGGATAAAGCCTGTGTAACCATCCCAGTTATCTTCCGGTAATGGGTCAGATAAGGCAACATGCCAAGTGAAGTTCGGATTTTCAGCTTGAAGCTGATCAAAGTCTTCCACATAGAACATTTCACGTTTAGAACGCGCACCATACCAGAATGAAATTTTGCGTTTAGAGTGTAAACGTTTTAATTGGTCAAAGATATGTGAACGCATAGGCGCCATACCGGCCCCACCACCGATAAAGACCATTTCCGCATCGGTATCTTTTGCGAAGAATTCACCGAACGGACCGGAAATCGTGACTTTATCACCTGCTTTTAATGACCAAATGTAAGAGGACATTTGACCCGGAGGCGCATCCGGTTGACGAGGAGGAGGCGTTGCAATACGCACGTTAAGCATAATAATGCCTTTCTCTTCCGGATATGAAGCCATTGAATAAGCACGGATAATATGTTCGTCCACTTTTGAAACATAGCGCCATAAATCATATTTATCCCAATCTTCATGGTATTCTTCGGGAATATCAAAGTCTTTATAGTTCACCACATGTGGTTCCGCTTCAATTTGAATATAACCACCGGCACGGAACGGAACTTCTTCGCCTTCAGGAATCGCCAATTTAAGTTCTTTGATAAAAGTAGCTTTATTGTCGTTGGAAATAACGGTGCATTCCCATTTTTTTACACCAAAGATTTCTTCCGGAAGTTCTACTTCCATATTGCCTTTCACGTTTACTTGGCAAGCTAAACGATAGCCTTCTTTGGCTTCACGTTTATTGATGTGGGAAAGCTCGGTCGGGAGAATTTCGCCACCGCCGCTTTTTACTTTCACTACACATTGACCGCAAGAGCCACCGCCGCCACAGGCAGAAGAGACGAAGATCCCTTTGCTTGCCAATGCGCCTAATAATTTGCCGCCGGCAGGTAAGGTGATCGCCTTTTCAGGATCATCATTAATACCGATGGTAATATCACCTGAATCCACAAGTTTCGATTTCGCAAATAAGATGATTGCAACTAACACCAATACGATAACCGTAAATGCGGCAATACCGAGTGCAAGAATTACTGAATCGCTCATTGATTACACTCCTTATAATTGAATACCGGAAAAGGACATAAAGCCCAACGCCATTAAGCCAACAGAAATAAAGGTAATACCCAATCCTTTTAGGCCTGCCGGAATATCCGCATATTTCATTTTTTCCGTTAAACCGGCAAGAGCTACGATAGCAAGCATCCAACCTAAACCGGAGCCAAAACCATATACGATTGATTCAGGGAAGTTGTAATCACGTTGAACCATGAAAGACACGCCACCAAAAATCGCACAGTTTACCGCGATAAGAGGTAAGAAGATCCCTAATGCGTTGTATAGTGACGGCATAAATTTGTCTAATACCATCTCTAAGATTTGTACTAAACCTGCGATAACGCCGATAAAGGTAATGAAGTTTAAGAATGATAAATCCACACCTTCAATTAACGCATTTTCTTTCAATACATTTGCATAAATTAATTGGTTGACTGGAACGGCAATCCCTAAAACGAAAGTTACTGCAATCCCTAAACCGAATGCGGTGGAAACTTTTTTTGATACCGCCAAGAAAGTACACATTCCTAAGAAAAAGGAAAGTGCCATATTTTCAATGAAGACGGCCTTCACAAATAGGCTAATATAATGTTCCATTGATTATTTCTCCTGTTGCTCCGGTTTCCATGTTCTTAATCCCCAGATTACAAATCCGATGATGAAGAATGCACTTGGTGCAAGTAGGAATAAACCGTTTGCTTGGTACCAACCACCATTTTGAATCGTTTCAAAAATAGTGATACCGAATAGTTTGCCCGAGCCGATAAGTTCACGGAAGAAGGCGACAATAATTAACATTGCACCATAACCTAAACCGTTACCGATACCATCCACAAAACTTTCAAGCGGTGGTGATTTCATTGCATAAGCTTCAGCACGACCCATTACGATACAGTTAGTAATAATCAAACCAACGAAAACCGAAAGCTGTTTGGATAAACCATAAGCATAGGCTTTCAAAATTTGGTCAACCACGATTACCAATGAAGCAATAATAGCAAGTTGCACGATAATACGAATGCTATTTGGAATATAGTTACGGATCAATGAAACAAAGAGATTTGATAAACCCGTTACTAAGGTTACCGCAATTGCCATTACAAATGCGGTTTCTAATTTTGTTGTGACTGCCAATGCAGAACAAATGCCGAGAATTTGTAATGCAATCGGATTGTTTTTCGCCACAGGGGCTAACAACAGATCTTTTAAATTTGTTTTTCCAGACATTAGTTTGCTCCTGCTTGAAGTTTTTCAAGATATTTACTAAAGCCGTTAGCACTGAACCAATAGTCGAAAGTACCTTGAACACCGTTACCGGTTAGGGTTGCACCGGATAAACCGTCAATACTGTGTTCATCTTTCGGAGCTTGACCTTTCACAATGCGAATCGCCGGTTTATGTTGCTCGTCAAATAATTTTTTACCTTTAAATAAACCTGCCCAATTCGGGTTTTCAATTTCACCACCAAGTCCCGGAGTTTCTCCATGTTGGTAGTAAGTTATACCGTTAATGGTGTTTCCGTCCGGCTGAACAGAGACTAAACCGTACATTACAGACCATAAACCGGTACCGTAAATCGGTAAAATCACTTGTTGGGTTTGCCCTTGCTCATCTTTCACAAGATACACTTCGGCAGTTTTGGCACGAGTGCGGATTCGTGCTTTATCTTCATCAGCCGGTATTGCCAGTAAGCTTTCGTCGGCTTGTTGAACATACTCACCGCTGTTTAAATCAACAAAACGTGGTTCAATAAACTTCGCGTAGGTCTCTTTTACATTTGTTTTTTCTTGTAAAAGACCTGCTACGTTTAAGATATTTTTTTGTTTATCGAGTAATTTTTGTTCTTCTTGTGCCGGTTTTAACATTACCGCAGAACCTGCAACAATAACGGAACAAACTAAACTCAATAGCAACACAACAAGAATTGTGCCGCCTACACTGTCTTTATTAAACTTAGCCATTTGTTCTCGCTCTCCGACGTTTGATATTTGCTTGAACTACGAGGTAGTCAAAAATCGGTGCAAATAGATTTGCAAATAAAATCGCTAACATCATACCTTCCGGATATGCCGGGTTTACAGTACGAATTAGCACCGCCATTACGCCGATTAATGCGCCATACCACCATTTACCCGTGTTAGTAAAAGAAGCGGAAACAGGATCAGTCGCCATAAACACCATACCTAATGCAAAACCACCTAAAACAAGATGCCAATGCCAAGGCATTGAGAACATTTGGTTAGTTTCGGAACCAATAAGATTAAATAGGGTTGAAGTTGCGATCATACCGATCATTACACCGGCAATAATACGCCACGCTGCAATACGGGTGAATACAATGATTGCACCACCAATTAAAATGGCTAATGTGGAAACCTCGCCCATTGATCCCGGAATATTACCGATAAACGCATCCATCCAAGTAATCGGCGTGCCGCTTACTGCGTGTTGTAAAGCACCTTGACCACCTTGAGACCATTGAGAAAGTGCCGTTGCACCTGAGAAACCGTCTGCGGCAGTCCATACCAAATCACCGGAAATTTGTGCCGGATAAGCAAAGAACAGGAAGGCGCGACCTGCAAGTGCAGGGTTCATAAAGTTACGGCCAACGCCACCAAAGATTTCTTTTGCAACAACAATACCGAAACTGATACCTAAAGCGGCTTGCCATAATGGTAATGTCGGTGGAACGATTAAAGCGAAAAGAATGGTAGAAACGAACATTCCTTCATTTACTTCGTGACCACGTACAACAGAGAATAATAATTCCCAAACCGTACAAACGGTGAACACGACCAAGTAAATCGGAAGGAAGAAAATCGCACCTAACGCCATTTTACTACCCCAGCCTGCATTCAGGCTTAGATCTAAGCCCAAACCGTTCGCTAGTGCATAATGCCAATCGTCTGCGATTAATTGTTCTAAATTACCTAATTGATTTAACGCAGGAATCGCTTGGTTACCCACATTGTACATCCCGTAGAAAATAGCAGGGAATAATGCGAGGAAAACCGTGATCATCATACGTTTTGAGTCTAACGCATCACGAACGTGCGTGTTTTTGTGCGTTACCGTACCCGGTGTATAAAGCAAGGTGTAAATCGATTCAAAGATCGGATAAAGCTTGCTGTATTTACCACCTGGTAAAAACGCGGGTTCCATTTTTTCAAAAAGATTTTTTAAACCCATTTTTAACCTTCCTTCTCAATCTTATCCAATACTTGACGCAAGATTGAACCGTATTCATATTTGCCCGGGCAAACGAATGAACAAAGTGCTAAATCTTCTTCATCCAACTCTAAACAACCTAATGCTTGAGCACCATCTGTATCTCCGGCAATTAAATCGCGTAATAACAATGTTGGTAAAATATCCAACGGCATTACGCGCTCATAATTGCCAATTGGCACCATTGCACGCTCGCCACCATTTTCCGAGGTCGTAAAATTGAATAATTTTTTACCGAAATGACCTAATACGGTACGGGTAATGGAATATTTATTTGGTTGCGGAGTGATCCAACCGAAAAATTCTTTTTCATTACCTTCGGCAATCACCGACACTTGCAATGCGTAACGACCTAAATAGTCATGCGCACCTTTTGCCGTGTTACCACAAAGCACAGAACCGGAAATGACTCGATTTTCACCCGCAATTAGTTCATCTTTAGTTAATTGAGAAAGATTTGCACCGATCACCGTACGCACTAAACGAGGTTCTTTTACCTGCGGACCGGCAAGTGAAATAACACGTTCTACGTAAAGTTCGCCACTCGTGAATAATTTACCGATAGCAATGACATCTTGGTAATTAATATGCCATACGGTTTTTTGTGCACCGACAGGGTCAATAAAGTGAATATGTGTTCCAACAAGACCGGCCGGATGTACACCACCGAAATCATGAATTTCAAGATTTGATAAATCCACTGTTGGAATATTCGTGTCGCCGGCTTTACATAAACGCAACGGTTTAGACGGGAATAAACGGCTTAGTACGGTTAAACCATTGGTGAAATCTTGCCAATGTTCTTTTAACACTACCTCAGGATCGGCAGCCAACGGATTCGTATCCATCGCGTTTACGAAGATAGAAGAAGGTTCGCTTTCAATCGCCGGAATTTTGCTGAACGGACGAGTGCGCAATGCAGTCCATAATCCTGATTCTACAAGGTTTTGTTTTACTTGTTCGGAAGAAAGCGTATTGAGTTCATCTGCATTATATTTCGCAAAAGTGATCTGTTCATCACCTTTCACATCAATTACCACAGATTGTAATACACGTTTTTCGCCACGATTAATTGCTGTGATAGTACCGCTTGCAGGGGCTGTGAAAACCACACCCGGATTTTTCTTGTCTTCAAAAAGTACTTGACCTTTCTTAACAGTATCACCTTCGCGCACCTTCATAGAAGGACGCATCCCCACATACTCCTCACCAAGAATCGCAACCTGATTCACAACATTACCGTTGTGGATTACTTGTGCCGGTTTTCCTGCAATAGGAAGATCCAAGCCTTTTTTAATTGTAATCATATTGTTTGCACTACTTTTCAAGGTTAAAAATATGATTGCAAATAAGCAAACTTAAATGCAATCTCGTGTTTGAGCGTGACAGAGAACACTTTAATCATCAAAGCATTAACCGCTGACACATAAATAAAAAAACTCAAATCGGC
It encodes the following:
- the nqrE gene encoding NADH:ubiquinone reductase (Na(+)-transporting) subunit E, translated to MEHYISLFVKAVFIENMALSFFLGMCTFLAVSKKVSTAFGLGIAVTFVLGIAVPVNQLIYANVLKENALIEGVDLSFLNFITFIGVIAGLVQILEMVLDKFMPSLYNALGIFLPLIAVNCAIFGGVSFMVQRDYNFPESIVYGFGSGLGWMLAIVALAGLTEKMKYADIPAGLKGLGITFISVGLMALGFMSFSGIQL
- a CDS encoding NADH:ubiquinone reductase (Na(+)-transporting) subunit B codes for the protein MGLKNLFEKMEPAFLPGGKYSKLYPIFESIYTLLYTPGTVTHKNTHVRDALDSKRMMITVFLALFPAIFYGMYNVGNQAIPALNQLGNLEQLIADDWHYALANGLGLDLSLNAGWGSKMALGAIFFLPIYLVVFTVCTVWELLFSVVRGHEVNEGMFVSTILFALIVPPTLPLWQAALGISFGIVVAKEIFGGVGRNFMNPALAGRAFLFFAYPAQISGDLVWTAADGFSGATALSQWSQGGQGALQHAVSGTPITWMDAFIGNIPGSMGEVSTLAILIGGAIIVFTRIAAWRIIAGVMIGMIATSTLFNLIGSETNQMFSMPWHWHLVLGGFALGMVFMATDPVSASFTNTGKWWYGALIGVMAVLIRTVNPAYPEGMMLAILFANLFAPIFDYLVVQANIKRRRARTNG
- a CDS encoding NADH:ubiquinone reductase (Na(+)-transporting) subunit D; the protein is MSGKTNLKDLLLAPVAKNNPIALQILGICSALAVTTKLETAFVMAIAVTLVTGLSNLFVSLIRNYIPNSIRIIVQLAIIASLVIVVDQILKAYAYGLSKQLSVFVGLIITNCIVMGRAEAYAMKSPPLESFVDGIGNGLGYGAMLIIVAFFRELIGSGKLFGITIFETIQNGGWYQANGLFLLAPSAFFIIGFVIWGLRTWKPEQQEK
- the nqrF gene encoding NADH:ubiquinone reductase (Na(+)-transporting) subunit F; the protein is MSDSVILALGIAAFTVIVLVLVAIILFAKSKLVDSGDITIGINDDPEKAITLPAGGKLLGALASKGIFVSSACGGGGSCGQCVVKVKSGGGEILPTELSHINKREAKEGYRLACQVNVKGNMEVELPEEIFGVKKWECTVISNDNKATFIKELKLAIPEGEEVPFRAGGYIQIEAEPHVVNYKDFDIPEEYHEDWDKYDLWRYVSKVDEHIIRAYSMASYPEEKGIIMLNVRIATPPPRQPDAPPGQMSSYIWSLKAGDKVTISGPFGEFFAKDTDAEMVFIGGGAGMAPMRSHIFDQLKRLHSKRKISFWYGARSKREMFYVEDFDQLQAENPNFTWHVALSDPLPEDNWDGYTGFIHNVLYENYLKNHEAPEDCEYYMCGPPVMNAAVIKMLKDLGVEDENILLDDFGG
- a CDS encoding Na(+)-translocating NADH-quinone reductase subunit A, with amino-acid sequence MITIKKGLDLPIAGKPAQVIHNGNVVNQVAILGEEYVGMRPSMKVREGDTVKKGQVLFEDKKNPGVVFTAPASGTITAINRGEKRVLQSVVIDVKGDEQITFAKYNADELNTLSSEQVKQNLVESGLWTALRTRPFSKIPAIESEPSSIFVNAMDTNPLAADPEVVLKEHWQDFTNGLTVLSRLFPSKPLRLCKAGDTNIPTVDLSNLEIHDFGGVHPAGLVGTHIHFIDPVGAQKTVWHINYQDVIAIGKLFTSGELYVERVISLAGPQVKEPRLVRTVIGANLSQLTKDELIAGENRVISGSVLCGNTAKGAHDYLGRYALQVSVIAEGNEKEFFGWITPQPNKYSITRTVLGHFGKKLFNFTTSENGGERAMVPIGNYERVMPLDILPTLLLRDLIAGDTDGAQALGCLELDEEDLALCSFVCPGKYEYGSILRQVLDKIEKEG
- the nqrM gene encoding (Na+)-NQR maturation NqrM, producing the protein MQTLFFTLIAFITIILLMSIGFIIKKQSLKGSCGGLSTLGIAKACDCDKPCDTLQSKLDAGDEQAKSEYEQKFTKKNDDSQFYEVK
- a CDS encoding FAD:protein FMN transferase, producing the protein MKKVLIGFVTITLMFTLSACKKDPEMVSLSGKTMGTTYHIKYIDDVSVNENAQNTHKQIETILKDVNAKMSTYIKDSELSRFNQNTQVNTPIEISQDFATVLSEAIHLNKVTEGSLDVTIGPVVNLWGFGPEKRPEQQPTPEQLAERQAWVGIDKITLDLSGKKPTLSKSVPQVYIDLSSIAKGFGVDQVADKLEQLNVQHYMVEIGGEIRTKGKNAEGKVWRIAIEKPNLTGERAVENVIGLNNMAMATSGDYRIYFEENGKRFAHEIDPKTGYPIQHHLASITVLAPTSMTADGLSTGLFVLGEDKAMEVAEKNDLAIYLIIKTAHGFETKMSSAFKKLTETKE
- a CDS encoding Na(+)-translocating NADH-quinone reductase subunit C produces the protein MAKFNKDSVGGTILVVLLLSLVCSVIVAGSAVMLKPAQEEQKLLDKQKNILNVAGLLQEKTNVKETYAKFIEPRFVDLNSGEYVQQADESLLAIPADEDKARIRTRAKTAEVYLVKDEQGQTQQVILPIYGTGLWSVMYGLVSVQPDGNTINGITYYQHGETPGLGGEIENPNWAGLFKGKKLFDEQHKPAIRIVKGQAPKDEHSIDGLSGATLTGNGVQGTFDYWFSANGFSKYLEKLQAGAN